TAGGCGCCAAACGAGCTATCTCGTGGTGAGATAGGCATTGAGTGTCTAGAAGGTCACAATTTCTCTGGATCGCGTGGGTTGGCCTTGGGAGGGGGTGTGACATGTAGAAATGGTTATGAGGTACTTAAAGAAAACCTAAAGTCTAGGATTACAATATCCGATGTTTTATGCTATTCTCTAATGTTACAACAATGTGAACTAAAACTCCCTCTTGAATGACTCATAGTCTTCCAGTGGCTATTTCTTTAACATAGCATGAGGAGTTGTTTCCTAGAAGTCCAAGAAATTGACTATTTTGGCTTAGTTGATGATGGAGTCAAAGATGATAACATTAGAAATTGCTAGTGAAGAAGCAAACTGGCTTAAAAGTCTGCTATCATAGATTCCATTATGCAAAAAATCGATACTAGCCATCTTGATCCATTGTGATTATACTGCAACAATCGtaaaagtttagaaccattatttataacaaaacgAGATCATAAATTCATCGTAAACACAACACCATTAGAGAGTTCTTCACTACTAATTTAGTTAAAGTGGATCATATAGAGACTAATGAGAACCTAATAGATTCTTTGATTAAAGGACTAGCTAGAGAGAAGGTTTTCAAAACCTTAAAAAGGACGAGGCGTATGcctatagaaaaatgaatcacTGGTGAGAAAAATATAACGTGTAGATTAGAGATTCCAAGAAATAGGTTCAAAGGGTAATAATTGATCATAAAAGATATGAAGTGAATCGTGTAAAACATTATAGAGTTATTTCCTATGACTTAAAGTCACAACATGATATCCTAAAGTGTAAGAAAGGTAGAACTTAGTTCTTAGTGAGATCTATACTTAATGCAAATAAAGTCCCTAACTATAGGAGTATTCTTGATAGACTTACCTATGTGAATGTGGAGGTGAGAGCCGCCTCCTATGAAATTTTAAGCAAATTCTCTATTCACAAAATTAGAATACACATTCTGGACCTTAAAACACAAACTTTCCAATTACACCTTAGAAATGTTGTGTGTTTGATGTTGTTAGAGGTAAGATTCAAAACCAAGAGTTACTTTAGTATATTCTAAATCATCTACACTAGGTAAAAGTTCATGTGTAAGACACCTTTGCTTATGCACAACATTTCAGAATGATATTGCtggaagaaaaatgttaaaatttttaaatgggggattgttaataaaatttattcaaaatgtcTTTTGAGAGCCCcatattgattattttgaCGAGGGAAAGTTCCTTTAAATGCTCTCATCTTTTTGTATGCATTTGAATCTCATAGGATactaatgttttgaaaatggtGAGAAGATAGACCAATGGGGTATGTTGGCCCTTCCACATGTGTGCATGCTAGGTCTTTCGGGCgaggaataataatattttattaaaattatgattatttttttaagaaaaaccttttatgataaaataagaataagaaacattttttttgccACTAACAAATGAACGGAGGCCACACACTCAATGCAACGATGCTGGTTTTCTAGCCCAAGGTGACACACATTCTTAGATGATCATGTGTTTCGTTCTCTTTGGCGTCGTGGCTTATAAAATCCACCCTTTGCTTCACTTCTCCAACATGTCAAACACTTCTCTCTCACCTCTCAtctccttttatatattttgtgtttgtatcGAGCAATATCAAGTTGTTCTGAAAAGGTGTTTTATCTTAGCAATTGTTTCCAATGAATAATCGATCGtgattatgttttgttttggttgttttaTCTTGGGGATGATGTGACATATTTTAGAATTGCTTGCATAGACAATGATAGAGCTGTAAAACGTTTTAAAGAGAGCAAGCTCCGCAGCTTATTCTTTAACTAGTTtctattttgcatatttaaattttttatgatcCAATGATTattgtttccttttgttgACGACTGAACATCATATTTCTTCGATAtcttttcttaacaaaaaaaaaaaaaaaagaaaaaaacgtaAAAGTAAACTCATGAGTTAATGACATACACAATAGATTTAATAACACGTCTCTCTAATATCtctaaacaaaaaagttaagaCGTCCAACCACCACGAAAATATTACCtagaaaattacatttttttgttaacatttttttaaaaaactctactaacaaatattttgttaaaccGTGAacacaattttgtttaaaaagaggGGAGTTCGTCTCTCCACCATCTTAGTGAATTGCATTATTAGTCACAAGGCCTTgcatttaatatttcataagcaaagaataattattacaaaaagtTTGGCATCTCTCCATTTTAATCAATGGGTTTATCTGCCAactttatatttaagaaagttggacaaattaaaaaatgattaggTGTGGTTTGAAaaccatcttcttcttaatttattattttttttaaatttactataacGGTAGTgtctaacaaattaaaataatatattttttaaaaattcatttataaaataatctattttagaaaaatctttaaaaacttcgtgtataaaatttaaacttatttttaaaaaaaggtttattattaaaaaaacatttggtgacctttatatttatattttttcttctaaatctCACCCACAGTTTTTAGAGGAAACACTTGAATTCctaccaaaattaattttagaaatatacaCTTTTTAATTGcctccttttttttgttcaaaagttttgttgatggtgcattttaaaaaataacaaaataataaaattaaataatttcaatatttgttatcCATAACCATTTTCCTAAATTTAAACCacaaatttttggaaatgtaTCCATTTTCACTCGAAATTGATACTTGTGataattttatcaatcaaTCTAACTTCgtaattcaataaatatatgtaaattaaactatcatttaattaatttttctttgaaaactATCGGCACATCTATCATAATGATCCTTTTTAGTAATTTGGCATTTTAATCAATAGTTTAATTGATTAACTCGTAAcgatttgaaagtttaattgaaataattatatgtttcgaatgatattttaattcgAAATAAGTTTGAAGGAtgttaaattgataaataacaaaaatttagagtttaaattgtTATCATTATTAGTTTGGAGCATATTTTCAATTACATacaacaaaatgaacaaaataattacaaaatatatcaatatttcaaaaataattacaaaatatatcaatatttcaaattctgTTAATGATagatattagaaaaaaaaattcaatttagaCCCTTCAACTTTGtggtttgaattaatttaatagcTAATAATTGTATAAGTCAAATCCTCAACTTTGGaagttgtatcaattttaaCCTTAAACTAATAATCATACCAATTTAGTCCATAAACTTTTAGAAAGTATCAATTTAGACCTCGagcttttataaatttatcaatttaaactcttcATGATGTTTTAGTTGGAGACACATATTAAAGTTTATGATTTAGATTGATGgagtttgaaagtttaaaaatggattttgttttgttttattattattattttttaaagaaggtttgattttgtttcttttaaaacaaaataaaaagacaatGATTGAATTGGCATGTTAGCGTAAGGAACAAAAGGAATTGATACCAAACTCATAAATTTGGATAAAGTCGTATCAATTCActatttaagaatttaagtATATGGTTAAGAGAAACGAATGAAGCCCTCGTCAAAGTCTTTTGGGCATGAAGAAtatctcttattttctttagtcTCGAATAGTTGCACAAccgaaattaaatttataccGATCTAATCTCACTTTGACaacttcaaaaaatatttatgatttttttttttaattgggtTAATTTTACATGCTTGTTCATACACAATTAGTATATACACGTATAAAGTTAACtgaatttgtaaatataatcagtcattttaaaataattagaagtAGGAGAATCAAATCATGTACAATCTCGTGATTACTAATATACTTGTATATCAATTGAGCTACGTTTGATTTgtctattttatatatgtaaatagaaaacataaatatctataatttattttctaaactgGATTAATTTTACTCACACATTCATACCCATCCATACACTGTCACTGTCACGTATGTTCTTTACATTATACATGTGTAAAGGTTGAAagttaataaactaaaatttgtaaaatataaccCACCattctaaaaaacaaatctaCCAAATTGAatctttaatttctaattagatGTTGAGAGTTGAAACAACGTAACCAAACTATAATACCTTACCTTCCGTGTGGGACGTGAAAGCAACTTGAGCAGCCTTAACGCTCTGAAATAAAACGTCAGAACGCTCaaccttaaactttaattCTTAGTCTTAGTGCTTAACTTGATCTTTAATCTTAACTACTAGGCGATAAACTTCACAACATAggttaaaataaacaaatttattttattagctTAACAACAACATGtgtttcaatatataatacatactTCTTGAGTACAAAGAACTATAAGATAAGGCTCCCAACACCTAGCGCAACTTCTTCAGATTCACACTTTAAATGTCTAGTTTAACCCCTTAGCGTCTAGCTTACTCGCCTTACCCTTCTTAAATTGGCCTTGATACTTTAGAAAGGGAAACTTAAAACGTAAGTCAATTACTTAGTGATTGAGGTTTTGGAAGTCATTTGGGACATACAatgtgtaaatatattttcataaatagcTTTCCTGCACCtcattcaaaacataaaacacacATTAATTTCCTCTTATTCCTTTCGCCAAGAACATGAACCATGCATTCCCCACACATATACTATTGTGATGAATGCATCATCATCACCATCCCCTAAGAATTTTCTCGATTCATTTTCCGTTGCTCAGGCTGTTAACTCAATACACTCATTTCAAACGCATTGGCCAACTTCTTACTGCCACGTGGTCCTTTCATCTCATGGTTGCCTTGATTCATTATCTGCACATAATAGCTAGCTTGTGATAGGAATAAAGTTAACGGTTTTCTTGCATACAAGGAATTCATACAATCATCAAATAGAAAACTTTAACTtgatacaaaatttagaacTTCATTTTAAACAATCATGCTTCTTCATGAATATTAACGAGATTATACATGCATTACATAACTTAAGACTTAGGAAGAAAACTTCAAAACTTCATTCTTTGTCTTAGTAAATCACTCAAGAAAATACTTAgtttccttccttcctttgATTACCAAACTCaaagtatttttcttcttacctAGTGATTTCCTCAACAAGACAGTGCTTGAGTAATTTTTCTTAGTAAATCTCAGAGTAACATTCTTTTCTTCACAACTTTCACTCTTATTTATACTCATCCTTAAACGAATTAGTCATCCTTAAACGAATTAGTCATCCTTAAGCTTTCCTTAACTTGCCAGCTCCTACTTGGTGCTTTTTACAGGTGTGCGCTTAATATCCTTCCTAACAATGCTTAGCTTAAACACCACACGTGGTTCACTATCTAATCATGATtaggaaaattaattttcctaACTCCTTTGCTGGCTTCTTTCGTGAAGTAATACCAAAACGCCTAACTTTCTATCCATGAGCTTCAATGCATGCTAGTCTCCTTCCGTCGCCTATTCTTAACTCGATTTGCCTTTCAAAACGTCTATTCCTAAAAtacctttttcttcaaaatcccTTCTTTTCAAGACACAATTATTACACCTTTCCTTTTGCTTCCAAGTGTCAATTATTCGCTCAATCAAACCaatctctcaatttcatcattGCCATCTACCACATGAAGGGTAAGGATGATAAAATAAGAGATTAGGAAGTGACATGAAATGGTAGGGAAGAAGGAGGAAGGTTAGATACACTTTCGTGGTCATCGTTTGAAGGGACTCAGAGAGTATCCTCATttgttctcttcttttcttgtgTTATTTTACTTCCCTAATTTGGCCAGTCAAAATTACCATGTGATTTCTtccgttttctttttctaatgaaaactttcttttcatacTAGTTTCTTGTTCAATGGATGTTTCATGACCAACTAAATTGTTAACTATCAAAACTATACCTTAATGCATACTTTCCAAATCCAAACAATACTTCCATCATGCAATATAACTTAATGTACATGAATATTACACTTGTATAGATCAATATCGGTATATTAGGAGTAATATAACGGTTATCCACAATGTTTATTTAGCACACCAATATAAATGTGTATAATActagaaaataagagaaaaacagagaaaGTGTATCATTGTcgtttgtatatatattggtaaTATCGATACTCGATAGCATTTGATAGAAtgatcaattttaaatacaagaaaaataatataaaacgATAGATAAGATGTGatagataaaatttattgatgaaaaataatCGATTTTGTAGTGAAACCAATAAAGGATTACAAATAGTTGGTAAAGACCAACCCAACTTATTTAGCTATActccatttttcatattatacCGTTTTAACTaaacataagaaaaagaaaaagggaaagggaaagagaaagaaaaatgcaaatttCCACTTATAGGGCCGGACTGAGTCGCCGTTAGCTGTTCATCGCTTGAAGTCTCCATCCCAATAGAATCGCCACCCAAATATCTCTATTTCTTCACTTCCTTTATTCTCACTAATCACCATCCTTCAGAATCTCCTCAAAATTTCCTATAATGCTTTGTTCTCCCGTCACAAACCAGGAAAAGAATTTGATTCCATTTCCAACCCACTTTGGGAGGAatgtagttttttaaatttgtctgTTGTATCTCGTCTGTTTTGAGGTTGCTGCTAATTCCTCATGGATGCTAATGTACGAGCTCGTTTCACACTCGGCAAACAGTCCTCCCTCAACCCAGAACGTGAAGATTCGCATGTGGTTACGGACGAGCTTGATGATTCGATCGCGATTGATCCTGGGATTAAGCTTATGTACTTGGCCAATGATGGTGACTTGGATGGGATTAAGGAGCTACTGGACTCCGCTGCGGATGTAAATTTTCACGACACTGATGGCCGAACCTCTTTGCATGTTGCTGCTTGTCAGGGCCGCCCGGATGTCGTTGAATTGCTACTTGAAAGGGGTGCGGAGGTTGATGTTCAGGACCAATGGGGTAGTACGGTGAGTTTTAGGATCCATgtctattttttgaatttgggATGATtatcttttgatatttgttgaaGTTGTATCGATTTATGGTTTagtttctttagttttttattagtgaagttgtttattgttttaattagtaCTATTACTTCGGTCTCGTAATCGATCCAATACCTCTGATGGGTGCTAATGAAGTTATCAGCGTTTTAGTTTCTGATTGGTTCTTTAAGGTTCAGCTAAATATGGATAGATGTTAGATGCTTGAACCAAGGTAGGTGAGAAGGGAAATAAGGTGTCTGAAAATAGTCGGGTTGGTATGGTGGACATTTTATAGTCGTTTGGTCTTGTGCCTACAATGTTAATTTTCGTTTACTTGCAAACGTTGTAGAAGGGTGAAGATTTGAGCCATGACAAGTTTTTCTAGTGAGATTGTAACTTCTAATTATCCGTTTTCTGTTTATATACTCTGGGTTAAGAAATGGGAAGGCTGGAAGAATTTGAAGTTGTAGAATCAggaaatttagaatttattttctgtttaatAGCCTCTTGCAGATGCCATATATTACAAGAATCATGATGTGATCAATCTCTTAGAGAAGCATGGTGCAAAGCTGCCGGTAAGAAACTGTACTCAGCACAGGGGATGTGCAATTGCTTTTATTCTGATGTGCTTCTGACCTTACTATGTTCTCATTGTACTTACACGTTGCTGGGAGTGTTTCCTCCTCTATATCCCAGATGGCACCAATGCTTGTGCAAAATGCTCGTGAAGTTCCGGAATATGAAATCAATCCAAATGAGCTTGATTTTTCTAATAGTGTGAACATTACAAAAGTAAGTTTTTGCCTACTTGCATTCACGCAATGctatcaaatttcttcaatacattttttattttatgttggtttttttttctttattaatatgataacaaattcaataatttaggTAAAATTGATGAAACAGTAAATGAATTACCTGTTCAAAAGTTCAGTTAATATTAATACCACTTTAGGGATtctgaatttaaaataacaaaagaattttaatCACTTTTTTAATTCTGCAAATGCAAAATACGATTATCAAAATTCTCTCTCCTGGTCTAAGCATGGTGGAAAAGACTTGGCTTGCTAAGATTAGAAAGCTTTCATGTTTGGGTCTCAATTAAAACTACATCAATCTTATCTACCATGATCCCTCATACttgcaatttaatttttgctGGCACACTCCATCCTCAAGTTACCTTACCCAATCTAGCACTTGGCATACCAACAATAAATCCTAACTAAATTATGGAGCCTATTATCAAACTTAGAAAAACTAAACacttatcaaaattaattagtggCTTACACATTGATGAAACCAAAAATTGAAGGATGTAGCCAATTTATTCTAATATTCTCTTAGTGTAGAACTTTGTTGCTATGTACTTGGTAAATTTGGGCGTGTGCGCAGGTGTATAGCGTTATCAAGAAATCAACTAACTTTACTCTTGCTTGTCCTCTGAAtccatttaaatataattacacaGGGAACTTTCCGCAGTGCTTCATGGCGTGGAATTCAAGTTGCTGTGAAGACACTAGGCGAGGAACTTTTCACCGATGAAGATAAAGTGTGGGTTTAATTTTAGGAGATCAGTATTTCTGTTTCTTATGTTTATTATGCTTCCTTTGACTCATCGTGTATTGGAGGTGGACTTCATAATTCCCCACAATTTTCCTTGGGTTCCCTGCATATCAGATTATTGGAACCCCATCACAGATTTGGATAGCTCTACAGCTTTTCCTTCTATTTGGGTTAGATATGTAAACTTTACCTCTTGATAtctattttattgtaaaattcTCATGTAATAGGAAGGCATTTAGGGACGAACTTGGTTTACTTCAGAAGATACGCCATCCTAATGTTGTCCAATTTCTGGGAGCTGTTACACAAAGTAGTCCAATGATGATCGTCACAGAGTATTTGCCCCAGGTCTGTCCTGTTGTCCAACTTTATTATATGAAGGAAGTTTGAACACATTCATTCTTTGGGGAACTCGGCAATAGTTATTTACTTTCACTGTGttcttttaaactttgttatGTGTAATGCTCAAGTGGTCAATCAAAATGGTGAAATGGATATAGCTGTTCATGAAGTTGAAGATTGCGTGTTTCAGTCTATGAATGCATTAATGTTACGATCTAGATGTAtttgatagaacaccaataaGATGTGTTCTTATTCAATTGATATAAACTCACTATTACAGAGAAGAATTGATATGAGATGAAAATACAGAAATTAACTAAGAACAAGTTAAATACTTCCCTTCTCTGCCtatcctctctctcaaggaagaGTGCAGAAAAACTACTCACAAAACTGATCTCCCCTTTCTTCTCTCCCCAACTTCCCATTTATAACCATCTAACTGTCTACATAACTAACTACCCTTAgccctatactaatctaggtatctaacagtATTCTATGTTCCCTGATGATTTTGTTTACctcattatattttctttcaaattatttctaaGAAAATCTGCTGAGCagtatttctttataattCCATGTTGTAAGATTAAAGTGGAGAACTGGGCTGGATctgttaaaatatttcaatcttGTATGAACTGATGTCAGCTAATTAGTTGCTAGTTTCTAACCTTTATTTGTATGAGTTGATGTCCTAtgagattagtcgaggtgCGCATAAGCTAACTTGGACACTCacgaatatttaaaaaaagaaagaaagaaaaagaaacaaaccaaCTTTGGGaagttattgttttttgttctttatctTGGTGTCATATATTCAAGCTTTTGTAATTACTCTCTCAATATcttgtttcaatttgaaacaatttttgCAGTGCCTTGTACATTTCATATATCACcgaattgtttttttctaataaaaattatttctttttcaggGTGATCTTCATGCATTCTTGAAACGTAAAGGTTTCTTGAAGCTAGCAACAGTCGTAAAGTTTGCTCTTGACATTGCAAGGTCAATTCAGTTTTACATTCCCTAAATTTGTCtggaaaattggaaattaaTTCATTACTAAAGTAAGAAACAATTGGGCTAAAAATATGATATGGGCTAGTTCTACTTCATAGcactaaataataatgtatgCCAAGAGCACATATTGATCCCAGCATTTAAGGTAAAAGAAGTTGTCTTTACATAATTCTGAAATTGGATTATCTTATTCTTGATTGTCACTCAAGTTGGTTTAGTCATGAAAAATAACGTATAGCATTCTACTTAGGATTTTGGAGGAGATCACCTTTCCATTAGAAACAGCCAAATAAGTCACCACTGATTTGAATATTGTTCTCAACCAAAAGATAACTAAAAATTGCCCCTGATTAATGAAAAGTCAAAAGAGAACATGAGATAGAAGATGCCATTAAGATTTGCACCCAAGAGAATCATCTTCATAACAGAAGATGAGAACATTAGAAAGACTGCATTTTGACTctaagattttgtttctaaacaGTT
This DNA window, taken from Cucumis sativus cultivar 9930 chromosome 6, Cucumber_9930_V3, whole genome shotgun sequence, encodes the following:
- the LOC101218932 gene encoding integrin-linked protein kinase 1, encoding MDANVRARFTLGKQSSLNPEREDSHVVTDELDDSIAIDPGIKLMYLANDGDLDGIKELLDSAADVNFHDTDGRTSLHVAACQGRPDVVELLLERGAEVDVQDQWGSTPLADAIYYKNHDVINLLEKHGAKLPMAPMLVQNAREVPEYEINPNELDFSNSVNITKGTFRSASWRGIQVAVKTLGEELFTDEDKVKAFRDELGLLQKIRHPNVVQFLGAVTQSSPMMIVTEYLPQGDLHAFLKRKGFLKLATVVKFALDIARGMNYLHEHKPEAIIHRDLEPSNILRDDSGHLKVADFGVSKLLKFSNRVKEDRPVAVTCLETSWRYAAPEVYKNEEYDTKVDVFSFSLILQEMIEGNPPFPTMPENEVPKAYIANERPLFMAPPNRYAFGIQELIQECWDEKPQKRPTFRQIIRRLEDINTRLMQTRSLKVNPFCSCFQNLKALFTSERTNPGSRSSYSESK